One Planctomycetaceae bacterium genomic window, AGCCCAGCGGCGGGATCAGCCACAGCTTTGCGCCGATCGCCACGCACGTGCGTCCGACGTTCCCCGAATTCTGAGGAATCTCCGGCTGATGAAGAACGATGTTGAGCACTGGCGACGTCATGCGCGAAGTTTGAGTCGCGGTCGCAGTCGCGTCCAGCGTCGCCACAGCGCTTTCGTGATCGCTCGATCCGGGGCTCTGCCCTGGAACGCACCGCCTGGAAGCCTCCGCCTTCTGTCATTCGACGCCACGGTCCGTGCCGCTGCTGCAGCGGAGATCGGAGGCAGAGCCTCCTGGCATCCCGTTCCAGGGCGGAGCGCCGGTACGAGCCTCAACGGGCGGAGCCCTGGAACGAGTCTCTGTTTACGACTTTGGCGGCGCTTCGCGGTCGAGCCGGGAGAAAAAGTCCGCAGTGTGGAAGCTCCAGCCCGGAAGAACATCGCCTCCGGTAATTCGTTCGTCGTCTTTCACCACGGTGAATTCCTGGGCGGACGTGTACACCGTAATCGTTCGCTGCCGCGGATGGACCATCCACACCAGGCGAACTCCGGCATGAAAGTACTCGCGACGCTTGCGAGACATTTCGCCGTAGGTGTTGCCCGTGCTCAGCACTTCGATGACGAAATCCGGAACAATATCCGGCACCGGTTGAGTCGGCAGTCTTCCACCCGGCAATCGCTCCCACGAGACAAATGCGACATCCGGAGCTCGCACGGTATCGCTGAACAGCCGCATGAAAGCGTCTGCGCCAACGACTTCCCCGAGATTATGTTTCTCAAGGTAGTCGTGCAGCCAGTGCAGCAACAATCCACCCAGCAACGATTCCTGC contains:
- a CDS encoding Uma2 family endonuclease, with protein sequence EPAPGTATVEDLIRYSAEDDRLYELVDGTLVEKAMGWQESLLGGLLLHWLHDYLEKHNLGEVVGADAFMRLFSDTVRAPDVAFVSWERLPGGRLPTQPVPDIVPDFVIEVLSTGNTYGEMSRKRREYFHAGVRLVWMVHPRQRTITVYTSAQEFTVVKDDERITGGDVLPGWSFHTADFFSRLDREAPPKS